Proteins encoded together in one Terriglobus saanensis SP1PR4 window:
- a CDS encoding GNAT family N-acetyltransferase, producing the protein MTISPVATPEDRITAEALLRAYGEHLQAEGIDICLTGLEGDISNLTNPEAPLLLAKNDQNEALGCVSVKRRTIGSDVVAEMKRLYVLPDHRASGAGRALAEAAIAWAREQRLTAVVLDTEPKKMPAAGHLYRSLGFQPTERFNTNAVPDVEFYRLDLTTSP; encoded by the coding sequence ATGACGATCTCCCCCGTCGCCACCCCTGAAGATCGCATCACCGCCGAGGCTCTCCTCCGTGCCTACGGAGAACACCTCCAGGCTGAAGGCATCGACATCTGCCTCACCGGCCTGGAAGGCGACATTAGCAACCTGACCAACCCTGAAGCCCCTCTCCTTCTCGCAAAGAACGATCAGAACGAAGCCCTCGGCTGCGTCTCGGTCAAACGACGCACCATCGGCAGCGACGTCGTCGCAGAGATGAAACGCCTCTACGTCCTTCCCGATCACCGTGCCTCCGGAGCAGGCCGTGCGCTCGCGGAAGCCGCCATCGCCTGGGCGCGGGAACAACGGCTCACCGCAGTCGTCCTCGACACCGAGCCGAAGAAGATGCCCGCAGCCGGTCACCTCTATCGCTCGCTCGGCTTCCAGCCCACGGAGCGCTTCAACACCAACGCCGTTCCCGATGTTGAGTTTTACCGCCTCGATCTCACCACTTCACCGTAG
- a CDS encoding intradiol ring-cleavage dioxygenase: MEMKERQDRMMVGKIWSRRRMLAVGAAGAGWGWMRGTSLFAQEKAACTLSPELEVGPYYVNYELMRKDIREDRAGVPLHLKIVLMNSKTCLPLKDAAVDVWHCDAMGIYSGYTKNNPDSMGGPGGMLPPPPPKGAAGGPHYGPPGMKQTDQETFLRGVQITGKDGSAEFLTIYPGWYVSRDIHVHLEVHMGGKAGEKKYAGGHVCHIGQIAFPDDLSDAVAKLEPYAQHKKERTRLEDDHVFHDDLANVMLRLQQIDSSSMTKGFTGEITFWVDPDAMPKQEGPGSGGMPEQWVD, translated from the coding sequence ATGGAGATGAAAGAAAGGCAGGACAGGATGATGGTCGGAAAGATCTGGAGTCGCAGGCGGATGCTCGCTGTGGGAGCCGCGGGCGCGGGGTGGGGATGGATGCGGGGAACATCGTTGTTCGCTCAGGAGAAGGCCGCCTGCACATTGTCTCCGGAGCTGGAGGTCGGGCCTTATTACGTCAACTATGAGTTGATGCGCAAAGACATTCGCGAAGATCGCGCGGGCGTGCCGCTACATTTGAAGATTGTGTTGATGAACTCAAAGACCTGCCTGCCCTTGAAAGATGCGGCGGTGGATGTGTGGCACTGCGATGCCATGGGGATCTATTCCGGCTATACGAAGAACAACCCGGACTCGATGGGTGGCCCCGGTGGGATGCTGCCACCGCCTCCTCCAAAGGGTGCAGCGGGCGGCCCGCATTATGGGCCTCCGGGTATGAAGCAGACGGATCAGGAGACGTTTCTACGCGGCGTGCAGATCACCGGGAAGGACGGATCGGCGGAGTTCCTGACGATCTATCCCGGCTGGTATGTTTCGCGCGATATCCATGTTCACCTGGAGGTACATATGGGAGGGAAGGCCGGAGAGAAGAAGTACGCAGGCGGGCATGTCTGCCACATCGGACAGATCGCGTTTCCGGATGACCTGAGCGATGCCGTGGCAAAATTGGAGCCTTACGCGCAGCACAAAAAAGAACGGACGCGGCTTGAGGACGATCACGTCTTTCATGACGATCTTGCGAATGTGATGCTGCGTTTGCAGCAGATCGATTCTTCTTCGATGACGAAGGGATTTACGGGGGAGATTACGTTCTGGGTGGATCCCGACGCGATGCCGAAGCAGGAGGGGCCGGGTTCCGGTGGAATGCCGGAGCAGTGGGTGGATTAG
- a CDS encoding Spy/CpxP family protein refolding chaperone, producing MSPKLLLAASLLLSVPAFSQDATPPPPSDGAQTLPGGAPNGKGPHGPGAMTMRGDKRGPGGMEHGMEGGMRGRDGILPLGIWWKNPELTARIGLSPDQQKRIEDTFMQSRIQLIHLHASIEEEQLKLEPLLSTNPIDQGKALAQINKVADLRADMEKANAKMLLSIRGVLTADQWTKLQAEHHMRGGMGVRGFKGGPNGGQGGPGGPRGENGPGPRGESPVSSPAL from the coding sequence ATGAGCCCCAAGCTTCTCCTTGCAGCCTCTTTGCTCTTGTCTGTTCCTGCCTTTTCGCAGGACGCAACACCTCCTCCACCCTCCGACGGCGCACAGACCCTCCCCGGTGGAGCGCCGAACGGCAAAGGTCCCCACGGTCCCGGCGCCATGACCATGCGTGGCGATAAACGCGGTCCCGGCGGCATGGAGCATGGCATGGAAGGCGGCATGCGTGGTCGCGACGGCATTCTTCCCCTCGGCATCTGGTGGAAGAACCCTGAGCTCACCGCCCGCATCGGTCTCTCCCCGGACCAGCAGAAGCGCATCGAAGATACCTTTATGCAGAGCCGCATCCAGCTCATCCATCTGCATGCCTCGATTGAAGAAGAGCAGCTCAAACTCGAGCCTCTCCTCAGCACCAACCCCATCGATCAGGGCAAAGCGCTGGCACAGATCAACAAGGTGGCAGACCTACGCGCCGATATGGAAAAGGCGAATGCCAAGATGCTCCTCAGCATCCGTGGCGTCCTCACCGCCGACCAGTGGACCAAACTGCAGGCCGAGCATCATATGCGCGGCGGCATGGGTGTACGCGGCTTCAAAGGCGGACCGAACGGTGGCCAGGGTGGTCCCGGCGGACCCCGTGGAGAAAATGGCCCCGGCCCTCGCGGAGAGTCGCCAGTATCCTCTCCTGCGCTCTAA
- a CDS encoding FAD-dependent thymidylate synthase: protein MAKNETEVYAIHGADPEALAYAMAKYSRSALSLKESLKEISSQKAEEFLNTFYFQYGHRSIADLAHVAFAIEKLSLLAAISLVDEQRWDGQERSTRYQNFRKSGWFTPTFEPADEAVFTDAVSSLFEAYEGVGAGMLEELKVHTAQPDGMDEAAYTRTLKARAFDMARYLLPLATNTSLGQITNARTLEGQISRLLGSEFTEIRALGVRLKEAASGGAWDVSHAAAAGLIEEIAAADAALGERAKEAWLREVKVSPTLVKYTAASEFAKKSAQELTQAVSELMRGAAIVQTPAVDLVETPVGERFSLEIDLATSLLYSHCHYGYRQLRAAVTALSSAAIEELIALGTRHRGRHDELPRAFSAAQGFRFDVLMDVGGFRDMHRHRRCTQLLQPYTDVHGYEMPDFPGQPAVSGSRVATVFTDAMEKAFAAYRALGGHVAGEVSGDASPLPTPDAVDLKPFDPSSQRASVVSAGTAPGGRGGSIFGSSQRTAHSPAAVPVPQFGQDGSVRMHWGAPLPVKARAEAAYVLPLATRCRALFTMDYAEAVYISELRSAPAGHWSYRRVAWEMYQAVARAHPALGLNVRIEDVYAPVDLLKR, encoded by the coding sequence ATGGCGAAGAACGAAACGGAAGTCTATGCGATCCACGGGGCGGACCCGGAGGCGCTGGCGTATGCAATGGCAAAGTACTCGCGCTCGGCGTTGAGTTTGAAGGAAAGTCTGAAGGAGATCTCTTCGCAGAAGGCGGAGGAGTTTCTCAATACCTTTTACTTCCAATATGGGCATCGCTCCATTGCGGACCTGGCGCACGTGGCCTTTGCCATCGAGAAGTTAAGCCTGCTGGCGGCCATTTCTCTGGTGGATGAGCAGCGCTGGGATGGGCAGGAACGCTCGACGCGTTACCAGAATTTCCGCAAGAGCGGATGGTTTACGCCGACGTTTGAACCAGCGGATGAGGCTGTGTTTACCGATGCTGTGTCCTCCCTCTTCGAGGCGTATGAGGGTGTAGGCGCGGGGATGCTGGAAGAGTTGAAGGTGCATACCGCTCAGCCTGATGGGATGGATGAAGCGGCGTATACGCGGACGCTGAAGGCGCGGGCCTTCGATATGGCGCGCTACCTGTTGCCGTTGGCGACGAACACCAGTTTGGGACAGATTACGAATGCACGGACGCTGGAAGGACAGATCTCTCGTCTGCTGGGAAGCGAGTTCACAGAGATCCGCGCGCTGGGCGTGCGCCTGAAAGAGGCCGCGAGCGGCGGAGCATGGGATGTATCGCACGCTGCGGCGGCTGGCCTGATTGAAGAGATCGCCGCAGCGGATGCGGCGTTGGGTGAGCGGGCGAAAGAGGCTTGGCTGCGCGAGGTAAAGGTCTCTCCCACGCTGGTGAAGTACACGGCGGCGAGCGAGTTTGCGAAGAAGAGCGCTCAGGAGCTGACGCAGGCTGTCTCCGAACTGATGCGCGGCGCTGCGATTGTGCAGACGCCTGCCGTGGACCTGGTGGAGACGCCGGTGGGCGAGCGGTTTTCGCTGGAGATCGACCTGGCGACGTCGTTGCTTTATTCGCACTGTCACTATGGGTATCGGCAGTTGAGAGCGGCGGTCACAGCGCTCTCTTCTGCGGCGATTGAGGAGCTGATTGCGTTGGGAACGCGGCATCGCGGACGGCACGATGAATTGCCGCGTGCGTTCAGTGCCGCGCAGGGCTTTCGCTTCGATGTGCTGATGGATGTAGGCGGATTTCGGGATATGCACCGCCATCGCAGGTGCACGCAGTTACTGCAGCCCTATACAGACGTGCATGGGTACGAGATGCCGGACTTTCCGGGACAGCCTGCGGTCTCTGGATCGCGTGTTGCAACTGTATTTACAGATGCGATGGAAAAGGCCTTTGCAGCCTATCGCGCGCTTGGTGGCCATGTGGCTGGTGAGGTGAGTGGAGATGCTTCGCCCCTGCCTACGCCGGACGCTGTGGATTTGAAGCCTTTCGATCCTTCCTCGCAGCGCGCTTCGGTGGTCTCTGCCGGAACGGCCCCGGGTGGACGCGGAGGTTCGATTTTCGGATCGTCGCAACGCACGGCCCATTCGCCTGCCGCCGTGCCTGTGCCGCAGTTCGGGCAGGATGGCAGCGTGCGCATGCACTGGGGCGCTCCATTGCCAGTGAAGGCCCGTGCCGAGGCGGCGTATGTGCTACCGCTGGCGACGCGTTGCCGTGCGCTCTTTACGATGGATTACGCCGAGGCGGTGTACATCTCCGAACTTCGGAGCGCGCCTGCGGGGCATTGGAGCTATCGCCGTGTGGCGTGGGAGATGTATCAGGCTGTGGCGCGGGCGCATCCCGCTTTGGGACTTAATGTTCGGATTGAGGACGTGTACGCGCCAGTGGATCTGCTGAAGCGATAG
- a CDS encoding BlaI/MecI/CopY family transcriptional regulator: protein MVGRKKGSTSLTPLEMQIMQVLWRDGPSHVQHVQTSLAPENELAYNTVQTMLNVLHRKGRVERSLSGRAYVYSTVASREIVLGQAVKDFVERLFGGSSEELVMSLIKSRQVDPERIADLSRKVANLDRAEAKGGKNE, encoded by the coding sequence ATGGTCGGTCGGAAAAAAGGTTCCACCTCCCTTACACCTTTGGAGATGCAGATCATGCAGGTGCTTTGGCGGGACGGCCCGAGCCATGTTCAGCATGTGCAGACGAGCTTGGCTCCAGAGAACGAGTTGGCTTACAACACGGTTCAAACCATGCTGAATGTCCTGCACCGGAAGGGTAGGGTGGAGCGCTCGCTGAGCGGCCGCGCTTATGTGTATAGCACGGTGGCTTCGCGGGAGATCGTTCTTGGCCAGGCGGTAAAGGATTTTGTGGAACGCCTCTTCGGCGGATCTTCCGAGGAACTTGTGATGAGTTTGATCAAGAGTCGACAGGTCGATCCGGAACGGATTGCCGACCTGAGCCGTAAAGTCGCGAACCTGGACAGGGCAGAGGCCAAAGGAGGGAAGAATGAGTAA
- a CDS encoding TonB family protein, translated as MSKVLGFILSYIANSVWEVSVIAGAGWLVNFLLRKLGPRSAHIHWVVTLLLAVVAPALPFLRWLFALIFMPHSMVTRTSVTFVAAPIHVESFQRGLELPDLTASCFVLLYLGVLLYFALRLGWTSRNTLALLRETSPALLTAEQEEIWRQCKLAYALPSVQLQISEKVSGPVTLGFRKPVLLVPPRFMEGCTAQDLLSAFAHECAHMERHDFAKNLFYEVVSLVLFFHPVVWMLKSQIAQTREMVCDGMAVDRAIDSHSYTQSLLRLASMVYEHARVPVSHAVGIFDANILEKRVMVMRIKTPKLNPSVQYGLVLSAVLFLASVAAAGATRAIAVEPESALQRVPMHGPVYQVGNGVSAPVLRFQADPEYPKAAQEGNGKLRSGMCFISLVVDAKGMPTDVHVAKSLNPDFDANAIKAVQQWRFSPARRSGKPVAVALNVEVNFQKF; from the coding sequence ATGAGTAAGGTACTCGGATTCATCCTGTCTTACATTGCCAACTCCGTTTGGGAAGTGTCAGTGATCGCAGGTGCGGGGTGGCTGGTCAACTTTCTCCTGAGGAAGCTTGGTCCCAGGTCGGCACATATCCATTGGGTTGTGACGCTGCTGCTTGCGGTCGTGGCTCCTGCGCTTCCTTTTCTGCGTTGGCTCTTTGCCCTGATCTTCATGCCGCACAGCATGGTTACACGCACTTCGGTTACTTTCGTAGCGGCTCCCATCCATGTTGAAAGCTTTCAGAGGGGACTGGAGCTGCCAGATCTCACCGCGTCGTGTTTTGTTCTCCTTTACCTCGGTGTGCTGCTCTACTTCGCCCTTCGTTTGGGCTGGACCTCGCGCAATACGCTGGCGCTTCTCCGAGAGACGTCTCCTGCGCTCCTCACTGCTGAGCAGGAGGAGATCTGGCGCCAATGCAAGCTTGCCTATGCTTTGCCCTCGGTTCAACTCCAGATCTCGGAGAAGGTATCAGGCCCGGTTACACTCGGATTTCGAAAGCCTGTGTTGCTTGTGCCGCCAAGGTTCATGGAGGGCTGTACTGCGCAGGATCTGCTCTCAGCGTTCGCTCATGAATGCGCCCACATGGAGCGTCATGATTTTGCCAAGAACCTGTTTTACGAAGTGGTCAGTCTTGTGCTGTTTTTTCATCCCGTCGTCTGGATGTTGAAGTCGCAGATTGCGCAAACGCGAGAGATGGTGTGCGATGGCATGGCCGTGGATAGGGCCATCGATTCTCACAGCTATACCCAATCCCTGCTACGGCTCGCGTCCATGGTTTACGAGCATGCGCGAGTCCCTGTCTCACACGCCGTCGGTATCTTCGACGCCAACATTCTGGAGAAGCGAGTCATGGTCATGCGTATCAAAACGCCGAAACTAAACCCTTCCGTGCAGTATGGTCTTGTTCTTTCCGCTGTGCTATTCCTGGCTTCGGTCGCCGCCGCTGGCGCGACGAGGGCGATTGCGGTCGAGCCAGAATCAGCTTTGCAGAGAGTTCCTATGCATGGGCCCGTCTATCAAGTCGGCAATGGCGTCAGCGCACCTGTGCTTCGCTTCCAGGCCGATCCCGAATATCCGAAAGCTGCTCAAGAGGGCAACGGAAAGTTGCGAAGCGGAATGTGTTTCATCAGTTTGGTCGTGGACGCGAAGGGCATGCCAACGGATGTTCACGTTGCCAAATCGTTGAACCCTGATTTTGATGCGAATGCCATCAAGGCTGTCCAGCAGTGGCGTTTTTCTCCAGCACGACGTTCGGGGAAGCCGGTAGCCGTTGCGCTCAACGTTGAGGTGAACTTCCAGAAGTTTTAA
- the coaD gene encoding pantetheine-phosphate adenylyltransferase: MKTVKAIYPGTFDPPTNGHLDLIERGAKIVDHLVVAILRNSSKAEPLFTTAERAAMLTECVKPFGNVSVATFDGLLVDFAKQEGARALLRGIRAISDYEYEFQMAMMNRKLAPELETIFMMPAEKYTYVSSRLIKGVYRLGGDVAELIPPLVLERLKHKRGAVAPEGTGVDLVEGSPGDD; encoded by the coding sequence ATGAAAACTGTAAAAGCGATTTATCCCGGGACGTTTGATCCACCGACGAATGGGCACTTGGACCTGATTGAGCGCGGTGCCAAGATTGTGGATCACCTTGTGGTGGCGATCCTGCGGAACTCGAGCAAGGCCGAGCCGCTGTTTACGACGGCGGAACGCGCGGCGATGCTGACCGAGTGTGTGAAGCCTTTCGGGAATGTCTCCGTGGCGACGTTCGATGGTCTGCTGGTGGACTTCGCGAAGCAGGAGGGCGCTCGGGCTTTGCTGCGCGGCATTCGCGCCATTTCGGATTACGAGTACGAGTTCCAGATGGCGATGATGAATCGCAAGCTCGCGCCGGAGCTGGAAACGATCTTCATGATGCCCGCGGAGAAGTACACGTATGTGTCTTCACGGTTGATCAAGGGTGTTTATCGGCTTGGCGGCGATGTGGCGGAGTTGATTCCGCCGTTGGTGCTGGAACGGTTGAAACATAAGCGTGGCGCGGTGGCGCCTGAGGGGACTGGGGTGGATCTCGTAGAAGGAAGTCCGGGGGACGATTAG
- a CDS encoding alpha/beta fold hydrolase, producing the protein MTRRSFVAAGSGLAALGVSGTAKAAVAKNGVPITSVHRVTADGVEVFYREAGPKDAPVILLLHGFPTSSFMYRELIPRLADKYRVIAPDLPGFGFTEVPEAREYKYSFDAFAKTIEAFTDALQLKRYALYVFDYGAPTGLRLAMAHPERVAAIVSQNGNAYEEGLGDAWAPIQLYWREPTAEHREAVRQALSPEGLKDQYTYGVPHPERIAPEGYTLDAAMIARPGNMEIQLDLFLNYASNVKLYPQFQEYFRKAQPPLLAIWGKHDPFFIPAGAEAYKRDLPKATVQFLDTGHFATETHVEEIALAMRGFLATVKW; encoded by the coding sequence ATGACACGGAGAAGCTTTGTGGCGGCAGGCAGCGGTCTGGCAGCGTTGGGAGTGAGCGGAACAGCAAAGGCAGCGGTTGCAAAAAACGGTGTGCCCATAACCTCGGTGCATCGTGTGACCGCGGACGGTGTAGAGGTCTTCTATCGCGAGGCGGGACCGAAGGACGCTCCGGTCATTCTGCTTCTGCACGGATTTCCCACTTCGTCTTTCATGTATCGCGAACTCATTCCGCGGCTTGCGGACAAGTATCGTGTGATCGCTCCGGACCTTCCTGGCTTTGGCTTTACGGAGGTGCCCGAGGCGCGGGAATACAAGTACAGCTTCGACGCATTTGCAAAGACGATCGAGGCGTTTACGGATGCTCTTCAACTGAAGCGCTATGCACTGTATGTCTTCGACTACGGCGCGCCGACGGGGCTTCGCCTGGCGATGGCGCATCCGGAGCGCGTGGCGGCGATCGTCTCGCAGAACGGGAACGCCTACGAAGAAGGCTTGGGCGATGCCTGGGCGCCGATCCAACTCTATTGGCGCGAACCAACCGCAGAACATCGCGAGGCGGTGCGACAGGCGTTGTCACCTGAGGGATTGAAAGACCAATACACCTATGGCGTTCCGCATCCTGAACGGATTGCGCCGGAGGGGTACACGCTGGATGCTGCGATGATTGCGCGTCCCGGCAACATGGAGATTCAACTGGATCTGTTCCTGAACTACGCGTCGAACGTGAAGCTATATCCGCAGTTCCAGGAGTACTTCCGCAAGGCCCAGCCACCGTTGCTGGCGATCTGGGGAAAGCACGATCCGTTCTTCATCCCAGCCGGTGCAGAGGCCTACAAGCGCGATCTGCCGAAGGCTACCGTGCAGTTTCTCGACACGGGACACTTTGCCACGGAGACGCATGTGGAAGAGATTGCCTTGGCGATGCGCGGGTTTCTGGCTACGGTGAAGTGGTGA
- the recA gene encoding recombinase RecA: MADDRGKAIELALAGIEKQFGKGSIMRLGAKDAIVPISVISTGSISFDLALGVGGVPRGRVIEIFGPESSGKTTITLQIIAEAQRAGGLAAFVDAEHALDPVYARKLGVDTDNLLISQPDYGEQALEITEALVRSGAIDILVVDSVAALVPKAELDGEMGDSHVGLHARLMSQALRKLTGTVSKSRTSLIFINQIREKIGVMFGSPETTTGGRALKFYSSVRIDIRRIGAVKEGDVVVGSRTKTKIVKNKVAAPFREAEFDILYGEGISREGDVLDLAVVHNIVDKSGAWYSYQGERIGQGRENVRGFLKLNPDIFDRMDQELRAKLGIGAASITAAPVPEAPEDGAEKAAEVVRRGKSA; this comes from the coding sequence GTGGCGGATGATCGCGGCAAGGCAATAGAACTAGCCCTCGCAGGGATTGAAAAACAGTTTGGCAAGGGTTCGATCATGCGTCTGGGAGCCAAGGATGCGATTGTTCCGATTTCGGTGATTTCTACCGGCTCAATCTCCTTCGATCTGGCCCTGGGTGTGGGCGGTGTGCCCCGCGGCCGCGTGATCGAGATCTTTGGACCGGAGTCCAGCGGTAAGACGACGATTACCCTGCAGATTATCGCGGAAGCACAGCGCGCTGGCGGTCTGGCGGCGTTTGTGGATGCTGAGCATGCTTTGGATCCCGTTTACGCTCGCAAGCTGGGCGTGGATACGGATAACTTGTTGATTTCACAGCCGGATTACGGCGAGCAGGCTCTGGAGATCACCGAAGCTCTGGTGCGTTCCGGCGCCATCGACATCCTAGTAGTCGACTCGGTCGCGGCTCTGGTTCCCAAAGCGGAACTGGACGGCGAGATGGGCGATTCGCACGTCGGTCTGCATGCACGTCTGATGAGCCAGGCATTGCGAAAACTGACAGGGACGGTCTCCAAGAGCCGCACCTCCCTGATCTTCATCAACCAGATCCGCGAAAAGATCGGTGTCATGTTCGGCAGCCCCGAAACGACCACTGGTGGACGCGCTCTGAAGTTCTATTCGTCGGTCCGTATCGACATCCGTCGTATCGGCGCGGTGAAGGAGGGCGACGTCGTTGTCGGCTCCCGTACCAAGACCAAGATCGTGAAGAACAAGGTGGCTGCACCCTTCCGCGAGGCCGAGTTCGACATTCTCTACGGCGAAGGCATTTCGCGTGAAGGTGATGTTCTGGATCTGGCCGTCGTCCACAATATCGTGGACAAGAGCGGAGCCTGGTACAGCTACCAGGGCGAGCGTATCGGACAGGGTCGCGAGAACGTTCGTGGCTTCCTGAAGCTGAATCCCGATATCTTCGACCGCATGGACCAGGAACTGCGCGCCAAGCTGGGAATCGGCGCAGCTTCGATTACGGCAGCGCCGGTGCCGGAAGCTCCTGAAGATGGAGCGGAGAAGGCGGCGGAAGTCGTTCGCCGGGGTAAGTCGGCGTAA
- the fabG gene encoding 3-oxoacyl-[acyl-carrier-protein] reductase — protein sequence MPSLTGKTALITGASQGIGRAIALQLAADGVQIALAARNESKLTEVKAEIEAAGGTALTFALDVSSEDSIKSTAKAVIAHFGKLDILVNNAGITKDGLVLRMKLADFEDVLRTNLTGAFLLTQAVLSSMMKARSGRIINITSVVGEVGAAGQANYAASKAGMIGLTKSLAREFASRNITVNAIAPGFIESPMTHVLTDEQKSAILAQIPLARYGRDADIAHAVSFLASDAAGYITGHTLDINGGMHMA from the coding sequence ATGCCCAGCCTCACAGGAAAAACAGCCCTCATCACCGGTGCTTCACAGGGAATTGGCCGCGCCATCGCACTCCAACTCGCCGCAGACGGCGTGCAAATAGCCCTGGCGGCCCGCAACGAGTCGAAACTCACCGAAGTCAAAGCCGAAATTGAAGCCGCAGGCGGCACCGCCCTTACTTTCGCCCTCGACGTCTCCTCGGAAGATTCCATCAAATCCACCGCCAAAGCCGTGATCGCACACTTTGGCAAGCTGGATATCCTCGTCAACAACGCGGGCATCACTAAGGACGGGCTCGTCCTTCGCATGAAGCTCGCCGACTTCGAAGACGTCCTGCGCACGAACCTCACCGGAGCCTTCCTGCTCACGCAGGCCGTGCTTTCGTCGATGATGAAGGCCCGCTCCGGACGCATCATCAACATCACCTCCGTCGTTGGAGAAGTCGGCGCTGCCGGACAGGCGAACTACGCTGCCTCCAAAGCCGGGATGATCGGTCTCACCAAATCCCTTGCGCGCGAGTTTGCCTCCCGCAACATCACGGTCAATGCCATCGCGCCTGGCTTTATCGAAAGTCCAATGACACACGTCCTCACTGACGAACAAAAGTCCGCCATTCTTGCGCAAATCCCACTCGCCCGGTACGGCCGGGACGCGGATATCGCCCACGCCGTATCCTTCCTCGCCTCGGACGCCGCAGGCTACATCACCGGGCACACGCTCGACATCAACGGCGGCATGCACATGGCATAG
- a CDS encoding RNA polymerase sigma factor: MLDQAIQPALATDMTPSSDHTVVSPFEDIANVHALYEQRIFRFLLLSLRDRDLAHTITQDTFLKAWKARDSFRGECSIATWLTRIAINLLRDHTRTETFRFWKRVAVEAVSADDLATQLRHPAQSTENVMIAKERLAEVWSNVQLLSARQRTIFLLRYVDELELSEIATATDLPLATVKSHLYRALDSLRTNNLPASRKRGKK, from the coding sequence ATGCTCGATCAGGCCATTCAACCCGCTCTCGCAACAGACATGACGCCGTCCAGCGATCACACGGTCGTGTCTCCCTTCGAGGACATCGCCAATGTTCACGCGTTGTATGAACAGCGCATCTTCCGCTTCCTCCTGCTCTCTCTGCGGGACCGCGATCTGGCCCACACGATCACGCAGGACACGTTCCTGAAGGCATGGAAAGCCCGCGACTCCTTCCGTGGAGAGTGCTCCATCGCGACCTGGCTCACGCGGATCGCCATCAACCTTCTCCGCGATCACACACGAACGGAGACCTTCCGTTTCTGGAAACGCGTCGCGGTGGAAGCCGTCAGCGCGGACGATCTCGCAACGCAACTGCGGCATCCCGCGCAGTCCACAGAGAATGTCATGATCGCGAAGGAACGCCTCGCCGAAGTCTGGTCGAACGTTCAGCTACTCTCCGCGCGGCAACGCACCATTTTCCTTCTGCGCTACGTGGACGAGCTCGAACTTTCGGAGATCGCCACCGCCACGGACCTTCCGCTCGCCACCGTCAAGAGCCACCTCTACCGCGCGCTCGACTCCCTCCGCACAAACAACCTGCCCGCTTCTCGAAAGCGAGGAAAAAAATGA